A window of the Cannabis sativa cultivar Pink pepper isolate KNU-18-1 chromosome X, ASM2916894v1, whole genome shotgun sequence genome harbors these coding sequences:
- the LOC115718847 gene encoding uncharacterized protein LOC115718847 gives MHSSSVFSSLPPPKLRLTALYSAPTTDSNSNSMAAASPKWAQKTITLPPLRRGCHLITPKITKELGDDLSQFNCGLAHLFLQHTSASLTINENYDTDVRDDTETFLNNIVPEGNSAPWKHTLEGPDDMPAHIKSSMFGCQLTIPITNGKFNMGTWQGIWLCEHRDYPTARKVVVTLNGI, from the exons ATGCATAGCAGCTCAGTCTTCTCCTCTCTTCCTCCTCCTAAGCTACGACTCACCGCACTCTACTCGGCTCCAACCACCGATTCCAATTCCAATTCCATGGCTGCTGCTTCTCCGAAGTGGGCCCAGAAGACCATAACTCTGCCTCCTCTCCGCCGTGGCTGTCACCTCATCACCCCTAAG ATTACCAAAGAATTAGGTGATGACTTATCCCAGTTCAATTGTGGTTTGGCTCATCTATTCT TGCAGCACACAAGTGCTTCTCTGACCATTAACGAGAACTACGATACTGATGTTAGGGATGACACTGAGACATTCCTTAACAACATAGTCCCTGAG ggaaattcAGCTCCTTGGAAGCATACACTGGAAG GCCCGGATGACATGCCTGCTCACATTAAGTCTTCCATGTTTGGTTGTCAACTAAC GATCCCAATTACCAACGGCAAGTTTAACATGGGAACTTGGCAG GGAATATGGCTGTGCGAGCACCGTGACTACCCTACCGCGCGCAAAGTGGTGGTAACCCTGAATGGAATATGA